Proteins found in one Miscanthus floridulus cultivar M001 chromosome 4, ASM1932011v1, whole genome shotgun sequence genomic segment:
- the LOC136552408 gene encoding protein MAIN-LIKE 1-like: MDLAPQGLITLQQKANDRRPVGSSQIWTRYGVLLPSQQTRKLKEWVLTDEQQQLVNASGLGHLALTTGFTIDRTLLTSFCERWNNETNTAHFMGFEMAPSLRDVSYILGIPVTGHVVTAEPIGDEAVKRMCLHYLGESPGNGEQLCGLIRLTWLYRNFHQLPENPTINDIAYSTRAYLLYLVGSTLFPDTMRGFVSPRYLPLLGDFRKIREYAWGAAALAHLYRGLSVAVTPNATTQFLGSATLLMAWIYEYLPITQPQQKNQSTLLPRACRWNFGGATRGQRKKVMEWRKVFEQLQFSEVNWNPYKDINPAIVPEYCIAADNICYSRTWLISFNIKEVYVPDRFARQFGREQGRLHGVPMWARRTWSKWKDWRAEYAREIEEFHQLVGCRFTPPAETNINSLPLHESSAGQNDAGCSLNTSHNFSTMVEDLKNDLPVIGRYLEGNLLPSEVSSFLERVGTMIKSYSPPQSSRRKDRVAHGHTGPVKSKNPRKRGKPSLFQDPLSPHRYPGTPVPYQASKCGMVFGGTVPLLNGGEALKEQEAMDPWQISQSHLTMTTSSSSLDSSTPESMKRSREGGDEIQIPRDTDCLRRSGRLCVQLKMFKHRDGVGAEAANPIFL, encoded by the exons ATGGACCTTGCACCTCAGGGTTTGATAACACTGCAACAAAAGGCAAATGACCGAAGGCCAGTTGGTAGCTCACAAATTTGGACA CGGTATGGTGTTCTGCTTCCAAGCCAGCAGACTCGAAAGCTAAAAGAATGGGTTCTGACTGATGAGCAGCAACAGCTTGTTAATGCTAGTGGTCTTGGACATCTGGCACTTACCACCGGGTTTACCATTGATCGAACTTTGCTTACATCATTTTGTGAAAGATGGAACAATGAAACAAATACTGCACATTTCATGGGATTTGAGATGGCACCATCACTTCGCGATGTTTCCTACATTCTCGGCATTCCAGTGactggtcatgtggtgaccgcAGAGCCAATTGGTGATGAAGCTGTGAAGCGGATGTGCTTGCATTATTTAGGAGAGAGCCCTGGAAATGGAGAGCAATTGTGTGGCTTAATTAGGTTGACTTGGTTGTATAGGAATTTTCATCAACTGCCGGAAAATCCGACCATCAATGACATTGCATATAGCACCCGAGCTTACCTTCTATACCTGGTTGGTTCCACCTTGTTTCCTGACACCATGAGGGGATTTGTATCCCCAAGATATCTACCACTGTTGGGAGACTTTAGGAAGATCCGTGAGTATGCTTGGGGGGCTGCAGCCCTTGCTCATTTGTACAGGGGATTATCTGTTGCAGTGACACCTAATGCCACAACTCAGTTTCTCGGCAGTGCAACTTTGCTCATG GCCTGGATTTATGAGTACCTTCCTATTACTCAACCACAACAGAAGAACCAGAGCACTTTGCTGCCCCGGGCTTGTCGGTGGAACTTTGGAGGAGCAACGCGTGGACAGAGGAAAAAAGTCATGGAGTGGAGAAAAGTTTTTGAACAACTTCAATTTTCTGAG GTCAATTGGAACCCTTACAAGGACATAAATCCAGCAATTGTTCCGGAATATTGCATTGCAGCAGATAACATCTGTTACTCTCGGACTTGGCTAATCAGCTTTAACATAAAGGAGGTGTATGTGCCTGACAGGTTTGCTAGGCAGTTTGGAAGGGAACAAGGACGCCTCCATGGCGTGCCAATGTGGGCAAGAAGAACTTGGAGTAAGTGGAAAGACTGGAGAGCTGAGTATGCTCGTGAGATTGAGGAGTTTCATCAATTGGTTGGCTGCCGTTTCACCCCTCCTGCGGAAACCAATATCAACTCCCTTCCACTACATGAGTCTAGTGCTGGACAGAATGATGCAGGATGCAGTCTGAATAcctctcataatttttctacaatg GTTGAAGATTTGAAAAATGATCTCCCAGTAATTGGTCGATATCTTGAGGGAAACTTGCTTCCTTCAGAGGTTTCAAGCTTCCTAGAGAGGGTGGGCACGATGATCAAGAGCTACTCCCCACCACAGAGCAGCCGAAGGAAAGATCGAGTAGCTCATGGCCACACTGGCCCAGTCAAGTCAAAGAACCCAAGGAAAAGAGGGAAACCTTCACTCTTTCAAGATCCTTTAAGTCCTCATCGGTACCCAGGCACCCCAGTACCTTATCAGGCTAGCAAGTGTGGCATGGTGTTTGGTGGCACCGTTCCTCTACTAAATGGGGGTGAGGCGCTCAAGGAACAAGAGGCCATGGATCCCTGGCAGATCTCCCAGTCTCATTTGACAATGACCACATCTTCTTCATCTCTAGACTCAAGCACACCAGAATCAATGAAGCGAAGTCGGGAAGGTGGGGATGAAATTCAAATCCCAAGGGACACTGATTGCCTCCGAAGAAGTGGAAGGCTCTGTGTGCAGCTGAAAATGTTCAAGCACAGAGATGGAGTGGGTGCCGAGGCAGCTAATCCAATTTTCCTCTGA